In the Panthera uncia isolate 11264 chromosome D2, Puncia_PCG_1.0, whole genome shotgun sequence genome, one interval contains:
- the LOC125933051 gene encoding uncharacterized protein LOC125933051, with product MSELAPGLFSSKRVLCPQTSSHWSLRGSVRDGVRAVGAPSEQLPGSAGEGTAGVCCPEDAALHRTQVLAAHGPCELAAGDRWPPCGTRSPVAGSGVRALPLGPRRTPAGLVMAGEHSTQGTCTPERGLDLGAVALREGTPRQENVRRGHLGPGPVGVVGTSSDSASLYLGCARSTVPGTRACQPPGCQRWARTAAVDLDPRAVEDVVSNKPGIPLITRVSERSIRVQNRYRRIYLYGASERPPPPPCCRRGKGDKGTYARFTHKAFRTLLSHVTTVISRIWQRFIFSLFPVF from the exons ATGTCAGAATTGGCACCTGGGCTTTTTTCTTCCAAACGTGTGCTGTGTCCACAGACCAGCAGCCATTGGTCTCTCCGGGGGAGTGTCCGGGACGGGGTCAGAGCAGTGGGAGCCCCGAGTGAGCAGCTCCCTGGCTCTGCAGGAGAAGGGACAGCAGGTGTCTGTTGTCCAGAGGACGCCGCTCTGCACAGAACCCAG GTGCTTGCTGCACACGGGCCCTGCGAACTGGCGGCAGGGGACAGGTGGCCGCCCTGTGGCACGCGGTCACCGGTGGCGGGCTCAGGCGTGCGCGCACTGCCCCTGGGCCCACGCCGCACCCCTGCGGGGCTGGTGATGGCGGGTGAGCACAGCACACAGGGAACTTGCACACCCGAGCGTGGCCTTGACCTAGGAGCTGTGGCCCTGAGAGAGGGGACTCCCCGGCAGGAGAACGTGCGGAGGGGTCATCTGGGCCCAGGGCCTGTTGGAGTCGTCGGCACCTCATCCGACAGTGCATCCCTCTACTTGGGGTGTGCGCGAAG CACGGTCCCCGGAACACGGGCCTGCCAGCCGCCAGGATGCCAGCGCTGGGCTAGGACAGCTGCTGTCGACCTCGACCCCCGCGCAGTTGAGGACGTCGTGAGCAACAAACCTGGGATTCCTCTGATAACCAGAGTGTCTG AACGTAGCATACGGGTGCAGAACAGATACAGGAGGATCTATCTGTACGGTGCGTCCGAGAGGCCGCCGCCACCGCCATGCTGTAGGAGAGGTAAAGGGGACAAGGGGACGTACGCCCGGTTCACCCACAAAGCTTTTAGAACACTTTTAAGCCACGTGACTACAGTCATCTCAAGGATTtggcaaagatttattttttctctatttccagtCTTTTGA
- the PPP2R2D gene encoding serine/threonine-protein phosphatase 2A 55 kDa regulatory subunit B delta isoform, with product MTRWSVTEASAHPANDVVILPARSPRRDWSCLLAGKLTSSQLLNLITLEICLQRETRAAESLFFSGNKRVTHRPSSVSRQNKSRPHSRGEYNVYSTFQSHEPEFDYLKSLEIEEKINKIRWLPQQNAAHFLLSTNDKTIKLWKISERDKRAEGYNLKDEDGRLRDPFRITALRVPILKPMDLMVEASPRRIFANAHTYHINSISVNSDHETYLSADDLRINLWHLEITDRSFNIVDIKPVNMEELTEVITAAEFHPHQCNVFVYSSSKGTIRLCDMRSSALCDRHSKFFEEPEDPSSRSFFSEIISSISDVRFSHSGRYMMTRDYLSVKVWDLNMESRPVETHQVHEYLRSKLCSLYENDCIFDKFECCWGGSDSAIMTGSYNNFFRMFDRNTRRDVTLEASRENSKPRASLKPRKVCTGGKRKKDEISVDSLDFNKKILHTAWHPAENIIAVAATNNLYIFQDKVN from the exons CTGACATCATCTCAACTGTTGAATTTAATTACTCTGGAGATCTGCTTGCAACGGGAGACAAGGGCGGCAGAGTCGTTATTTTTCAGCGGGAACAAGAG AGTCACACACAGGCCCTCGTCTGTGTCCAGGCAG AATAAAAGCCGCCCTCACTCTAGGGGAGAATATAATGTTTACAGTACCTTTCAAAGTCATGAACCAGAGTTTGACTATTTGAAAAGTCTAGAAATTgaggaaaaaatcaataaaattaggTGGTTACCACAACAGAATGCTGCTCATTTTCTACTCTCTACAAATG ataaaactattaaattatggaaaataagcGAGCGGGACAAAAGAGCAGAAGGTTACAACTTGAAAGATGAAGACGGACGGCTTCGAGACCCATTCCGAATTACGGCGCTGAGG GTTCCGATATTGAAGCCCATGGATCTTATGGTAGAAGCAAGTCCACGACGAATTTTTGCCAATGCTCATACATACCATATAAATTCCATTTCAGTAAATAGTGATCATGAAACGTATCTTTCTGCAGATGACCTGAGAATTAATCTATGGCATTTAGAAATCACAGATAGGAGCTTCA ACATCGTGGACATCAAGCCCGTAAACATGGAGGAGCTGACGGAGGTGATCACCGCGGCCGAGTTCCACCCGCACCAGTGCAACGTGTTCGTCTACAGCAGCAGCAAAGGGACCATCAGGCTGTGCGACATGCGCTCCTCAGCCCTGTGCGACAGACACTCTAAGT tttttgaaGAACCCGAAGATCCCAGCAGCAGGTCCTTCTTCTCCGAAATCATCTCCTCCATCTCCGACGTGAGGTTCAGTCACAGCGGCCGGTACATGATGACCCGAGACTACCTGTCGGTGAAGGTGTGGGACCTCAACATGGAGAGCCGGCCCGTCGAGACCCACCAG GTGCACGAGTACCTGCGCAGCAAGCTGTGCTCTCTGTACGAGAACGACTGCATCTTCGACAAGTTCGAGTGCTGCTGGGGCGGCTCAGACAG CGCCATCATGACTGGTTCCTACAACAACTTCTTCCGAATGTTCGATCGAAATACACGGAGGGATGTCACGCTGGAAGCTTCCAGGGAGAACAGCAAGCCCCGAGCCAGCTTAAAGCCTCGGAAAGTGTGTACAGgcgggaagagaaagaaggacgAGATCAGTGTGGACAGTCTGGACTTCAACAAGAAGATTCTGCACACGGCCTGGCACCCAGCGGAGAACATCATCGCCGTGGCCGCTACCAACAACCTGTACATCTTCCAGGACAAGGTCAACTAG